CGGAATGCCAATCGCGTTCAACTGACAGTGGGTAGGGCAGACCTCCCTTTGGAATCAGAACTTGCAATCGGGACTGCGTCATCCGGTGTTTCTTCCCGCGCAAAATGCAGCTATTTGATTCGTTCCGGGATCCGATACAGCATTGGCGCATCACACGATCATTCGCCTGTCTATTCAGCCGGAGCACCACAATCACACGGCCCGCACGAACAGGGCGAATTCGGTTGTCTTGTGGCAGAAGCCAATCCTGACACCGCACAGATCGACGTGGTTTTTGAGCCAACAGATCCACTGCGTTTCGAAACCCGAAGAATTCAGAAATCATCGATCATCACAAGTCAGGATATTGCCGATGCGATCATCGAAGAGTCACGTGCAATGGCTCGTCGGCAGCGCCGGACGACTATCGTCGACTGGTTTTTCGACAGCCCCTTCGAATGCACAGGCGCCATCGATTCGTGGCGTGAAGAGAATATTCTGAAGTCCGTGCGCAGCACGTTACAGAAGGGGCACCTGGGAGTCTGGCCGAGGCGGATCAAGATTACAGCTTCAGATGTACGTCTGGCTGATCCATTCGATTCACAGGCTGCTCACGAACTGGCTTCGTTGTTGTTCGATAACACCGGAGACACAAATCAAAGAACAACCGCTGCTTTTGCGGAACTGGTCACCGGAACGAGGTTATTGCGTCAGGCGGCCTGACTAACACAAACACGAATCCTCTGCGGGACTGTGTTCATCGGATAACCGTAACTCCCACTTGACGTCGACATGACCCCGATCTGCCGGCAAAAGGAATATGTAGAAATGCGATTGAACGAGATTCACGTGAATCAGTCGGGTGTTCTGCAGGAGTTCTCTGTGGACAGCATTCCGGAGTTGAGTGTTATTCACGGTGGCCATGGCTGTGGCAAAACGACTCTGGTCAGTTTTATTGCCGACATGCTGTGTTGTGCGGATTTACAAACAACACAGCGACCGGACGAAACAACGATCGGAAGTGTCCGCGTTTCAGATTCAGAGTCTGGTCACAGCTGGACGCTGTTGCGTTCTGTATCAGCCGACGGAAACGAAAAAACGTCCGTGCAGTGCGATGAAAATTCCGAACGTTCTGCCGTCCCAAAACCGTGTTTTCCTGACTGGGTCTCTCACCAGGTGTTTCAGGAAGTCCTTTGCCCGGGAGATCAGCAGGCGGATCAGTTTGCGGTCCTCACTGCGCTTTGTCTGGAAACCGGAAGTTCGAAGGAGAATCAAACAGAAATCGGCCGGGCAGAAAAAGCGATGGAACAGGCCCGTGGGGAACGCCAGGGCACTGCACAGAAACCTGGTTTAAATCAGCAAATCTCCGAACTGGAACATCAGCGAAACGCTCTCAACAATGAACTCAGCAGCCTCAGGCAGTGCGATCCCGCGATGCCCGCTGAAATTTGCTCAATCGAAGATCGAATTTCCGCATTGAAGACACGCTGTCTCCAGATTGATAACGAGCTTGAAGGAACTGGTAAGAAACCGATAGACCTGGAGTCCTGTACAGCAGTATCCGATCCTCAGAATCTGCTGGCACTGAATCAGCAGCACCTGCGGGCCCTGAAGGCGGAACTGACTTCGCGACGTGACCAGTGGGGTGAAATTCGTGACCTGATCGATCAGGAAACTCGGGCAATTCAATCTTTCGGATCTGCGGCGGGCAATCGGTCAGCGTATTCGGTTCGAGCGCTGGTGAGCCGTCTTGAAGAAAGAATGCGCCAGCAGGGAACCGGTCGTTCGGATCACTGGCACAGCAACGTGGAACAGGAAGTCGCTGCTTTGTGTCAATTCGTGACGCAACAACAGGAGGCCTCACAGGCGTTCGAGCGACGGTTCGAATCGCAACATGCCGCTGAGGCATCGAACAGTATCCACCGCATCGAATCGCAGTTGCAGGATCAGATACTGGCGTTGCAGGAAGAACTGACTCGAGCGAATAACATTCTGGCTGATTCGATGCACCATGATCCTCCCGGCTGCGGGTCTTCGTGGCACAGCGACTATCGTTGTGATCACAGCCTTCCGGTTTCCAGCCGGCAGTCGCTCGAATCAGAGCCGGAAGCCGTAAAGGAACACCGTTCTCTGCTGATTGAGGAATCCACTCAGAATCTCGAGGAGAGCGAACGTCTGACTGCTCGTCTCGAGATTCTTCGTCAGAAAGTTACGACAATTCCGTCTCTTGAAGAAATTGATGATCTGCAAGCCCGTCTGGCAGAAGTCGAAGCTCGTATGGATCTGCTGGTCAGCCAGCGAGAAACATTGCTGCGAACAGAAACGACGCTGCAACAGATTGTGGAATGTCTGCCGCGACAGCAACAGTGTTTGGTCTCTGAAGTTGCCACACCATGGCTCCGGCGAATCACCCTGGGCGAATGCGTCCGAATTCTGGTTGATTCGGATCGATCTGAATTCATAGTTCACACGACAACATCATCTGAACCTTTACGAATCGCGCAGTTAAGCCAGCAAACACAACAGCAACTTGCCATGGTGCTGCGTCTGGCGCTGCTTCAGGCACGCTCCGGAACTTCTTCCCGATTACCTCTCATTATCGACGACGTGTTTGTTGCGCCAGATGATGAACGAGGTGCCGCAGCGGCTGATCTGCTGCGGGACGTCGCCGCAGCAGGCCAGCAGATCATCGTCCTGACAAGCCAGGAGGATGTCCGCGAACGGCTCGCAATTCGCGGAGCGACAGTTTACAGCTTCACCGCAGTCCAAAATTCTGATCCGTTCCCGACTTCGCAACCGCTGTCCAATGCAGTGACAGCACCTTCGCTTGATTTCAAGACATTCTCCGATACGGCCGAAGAATGTTCCCAACCCACCCAGGCTCAGCTGATTTCTCACCAGCATGATTCTCACTGGTTGTTTTACCTGGAACCCCAACACTCAGTCAGCGATCTTTCCGGAATTGAGATCAATGAACTCAACGGACTCACAGCTGTTTCAGTTGACACGATTGACCAACTGCTGACCTGTGCCGTGAAAGACGTGACCGAGGGAATCCAAAGTGCCGGTTTTTTCATCACCCAGGATCGGGTCGAAGAACTTCGCAAACAGGCTGTGCTGGCGGTATGCGTGCCGATGCTGCGTCAGCGTGATGCTGAACTGCTGGTGTCTGCCGGGATCGAGAACACACGACAACTGGCTCGACTAAGGCCTGAAGCGAGTTTCGATCTGGTCCGGCAGTTTCAACAGTCGGAGTCAGGAAGACGCTTTCTGCGCAATGGCAAAACAATTGACAGGCAGCAGGCAATCAGCTGGAACCGCTGGGCTTTGCATGCCCGGACCATCGAGGGGGCGTGTGCAGCGGCGTCCGTCCGTAATTCACGGACCCCGGACGGTGTGGGAATCCTGTCATCATCACAACGCAGTCAAAAAGGCTTTGGTCCTCTTAGAGATCGTGTTTCAGGAAAACCCGAATCACAATCGCGTGTGCGAGCCCGAGTCTCCCGTGACACCCGTCGCCGGCGTGAAATTCGCAGTGCACGACGACGACTGCAGCTGGGAATGAACAACCCGGTGAACATCAATAACTCCACCGGGCAGGGCACTGAACTGAAGTTCTGCCTGAATCGTTCCAATGATGTTGATGCAGCTCCGTCCATTGGCTCGAAAACGGCTTTGCGACTGGTTCGTGTCGGTGTCAGGACGATTCATGACCTGCTGGAAAGCGATGCCGATACCCTGGCGACGTTGCTCGATAACCGCCGGATCACGGCATCGATTATCGAGCAGTGGAAGTCTCAGTCGACTCTGGTCTGTACCATCCCAAAGCTCCGCGAGCATGACGCCAGGATTCTTGTTGCCTGCGGTAAAACGGATGCACACGAAATCGGCAATTTGTCTCCCGAACAGCTGTTTTCAGTCGTTCAGTCGTTTTGTGAGACAACAGAAGGGGCTCGGATTATCCAGGATGGCAAAAAGCCGGATCTTCAGGAGGTTTCAGACTGGATTTCGTGGGCGCGGCGGTCACGGCCTTTGAAGGCCGCATGAGTTTTCAGTATTGCCCCGACTCAACGGCCCGAATGCCGAATCGCCCCAGGGCGGCCACTCCTGAGTTCATTCCGGCAAAGCGGGCGTCTTTGGTGACACCGCGAGCAAAACGCGCATAGATTTGCTGCAGAATCACAGCGAGCTTAAACATGCCAAAACAGTAATAGTAAAGCATCTCCGGCAGCGCAGCGCCGGTGACGTCGGCATATCGAGTCGCCAGTTCCTGACGACGGGGACTGCCCGGCAACATTGTCGGACCGAATGCGAGCTTGCGGACATCTTCGGGGTCATCTGCCTGGATCCAGTAGGAAAGTGACGTTCCCAGATCCATCAGCGGATTTCCAATCGTGGCCATTTCCCAGTCAAACACTGCGACAATTGTGGTCAGGTCACTGTCGGACAGCATAACGTTGTCGTACTTGTAGTCATTGTGAACCAGGGCGGGAGATGAGTCCGCAGGAATCGATTGTTTCAGCCACTGCCCCAGTTGTTCAACTTCAGGACAGTCATCCGTTTTGGCTCTTTCGTAGCGTTGGTTCCAGCCGATTACCTGTCGTTCGGTATAACCAAGCGGCTTTCCCAAATCACCCATGCCTGCCGCTTCGAAATCAAGAGAATGCAGCGCCGCGAGATTATCGATCAGAGACAATCCCAGTCTGTTCATCGCATCAGGATCAGTGGAGAGCCGTTTTGGTGTATTGTTACCGCGAAGAATGAAACCACGGCGTCGTTCCATGATATAAAACTCGTCACCGATGACATCCTTGTCCTGGCAATAGATGTATGGACGCGGTGCCGGGGCGTAGACTTCGGACAATGATGACAGCACACGATATTCTCGCCCCATATCGTGTGCCGACTGCACCTGGTTTCCAAAAGGCGGTCGACGCAGTACAAAATCCTTATCACCAATTCTGATAAGATACGTCAGGTTAGAGTGACCACTGGGAAATTGTTCCACACGCACCGGTCCCTGCACCGGAAATCGCGACTGCAGCCATGATTCGAGCCGCCGAGTGTCAAGGTGTTCGCCTGAACGAACCGGTCCCGCATGATCCAGTATCACAACTGATACTCCTTCAACACCTGACGAGCGACGACTCGGCGATGGACTTCATCAGGACCGTCATAAATGCGGGCGGCGCGTTCGTTGCGGTAGAATGTTGACAGCACTGTGTCATCAGTGATGCCCAGTGCTCCATGCGTCTGAATTGCCCGATCGACAACCTGCATCATCATTCGGGCCACGTAGAATTTGATGCTGGAGATCTCCACGCGAGCATTCTTTGCCCCGTCCTGATCGATCTTCCACGCCGCATGCAGCACCATCAGGCGAGCCGCATCGATTGCTGCCCGACTTTCCGCAATCCAGTTTTGAACAGTCTGCCGATTCGCCAACGGATCTCCGGGTGCCAGTTCACGGCTGACGGCGCGCTGACACATCAGTTCAAAACTTCGCTCTGCGATTCCAACCCAGCGCATGCAGTGATGGATCCTTCCCGGTCCGAGTCGTGCCTGCGCGATGGAAAACCCGGCACCTTCCTGCCCCAGCAGATTCGACACCGGCACTCTCACATCGTGGTAACGTATCTCCGAGTGGCTGTCCCAGTCATGCCCCTCATGTCCCATACAGCTGATGTTACGAACCCGATCAAAACCTGGGGAATCGGTCGGTACGATGATCTGGCTGGCGCGCTGATGTGGAGCGGCATCCGGGTTGGTAACGGCCATAAGAATCGCAAACGCTGCTCCGTCAGCGGAAGTGGTGAACCACTTGTGTCCGTTGATCACGTATTCGTCTCCGTCCCGGACCGCTACGGTATCCATATGCACCGGATTGGACCCGGCACGACCGGGTTCCGTCATCGAAAAACAACTGCGAATCTCGCCTGACATTAACGGCTTCAGCCATTTCTCCTTCTGTTCTTCCGTTCCGAACTCGATGAGTATCTCCATATTTCCTGCATCGGGAGCCTGAGAATTGAAGCAGTAGTTACCGAACGGGCTGCGTCCCAGTTGTTCGCAGGCCATGGCATATTCCATAAAGCTCAGACCAACCCCACCATACTCACCGGGGATCTGAGGCAGCCACAGACCGGCGTCTCGAACTTTCTGCCGTACGCGATCCAGGACGGGCCGAGCCTCCGGAAAGCTTTTGCCGAGAAACCTGCGTTCTAAAGGACAAATTTCGGTCTCCATTACATCGCGAACCCGAGTCAGCATGACCTGAGTCTTTTCGGGAATTGAAAAATCCATTTTGGCCTCTGAGGGTTAAAGGATGCTGCCGGAACTCACACAGGAACGACAGATCCGCTTTAGATCTCCACCGGATTCCGGCAGTGCAGACTCTTTTGCCGAAACCTCTACCGCCAATCAACAGCGCAGGCTGTATCACCGATAGGTCCACAATGCATGATCTTCCAGATGAGTCATCGAGTTGAAGCTATCGAGCGTAAACCGATCTTCTGTAAACGCAAAGGATGTCATTGAACAGTTCCAGATACGCCATCCGAGCCCGAGTGCAGTTTCGTCCGGACACTGCAGGGCGTGCTGAAGCGCAGCGACGATTGTACCGGCGGAGGTCGCAACCAGTACCCGGCGACCGCTGCCACCGCGCTTCACTATCTGATCGATGCCGGCGCACACTCGCGTTCTGAATTCATCCCACGATTCGAGTCCAAACAACGGGCATCTGCCGCTTATCCACAGTATCGCCACCGATTCAAACAGTTTTGCAAAAGTGCGCTGACGTTGAGTAGACGTTTCTGATCCATGGAATCTGTTCCGCTGTTCACGCAGATGAGGAATCTGTTCGCACAATTCGTCAAGATGTCCGCTGACGAGCTGATCCACATGATGCTCGTCGAATTCCCGGAACTCTGTAAACTCAGCAAATCCACCACAGACCTGCCCGGCGAGAGCAGCAGTGTGTCGGTGCCGCTTTCGCGGCCCAATGCAGATCTCATCAAATCCGACACCGTAACGTTTGAAGTAGCGCCCCAGTTCACCGGACTGCTGTTCACCGAGACGTGACAGATGATCATAGTCATCGGCAAACAGCGATGCCTGTGCATGGCGGACGAAAACAAGAGTGCTCATGCTGCTGAAACATTGATTGAGACAAAAGGGACGGCGTTCCGGCGAAACACAACTCGCGGTGTATTCTATCGTTCGATCGATCAGACCCAAACCGTGACAAAAAACGGGCGCCAGAACCATCTCAGGGGGTTTGACGACAGGCCCGGAATCTGCAGAATTTGGTATTACGCTTTCGTCCGCAGTTCGGAATTTAAACCGTCCTGTAACAACCTGGCGGCCATCCGGTCAAAAAAAAACAAACGGGACAGAATCTGTGTCTGACCTGGTTAACATGACCTGTTACTGAAAACACCGTTCACTTCATGGGGAATACCCGTTTTCGGAGACGCTTTCGTGCCAAAACATGTCATTACACTGAAACCGACCGAGCAGGCAATTCTTGAAGCAGCCGCGACGATTTATGCAGGCTACACTACTGCCGGTCGTGTTCCGGAAGGCGATGAAAAAACGTGGCTGAAGACTTCACTCAAAGAGGCAGTGCAACTGGCTTTAGCCACCGATGACGCTGTCCAGGCCGATGGTGAATTTGACTGAACGGCAGAAGCGCCGGTCAACCACCCGCAGTGCGGCCATAACCAACGGCAACGATTTGAAAACCAACCCAACACCTGGAGTTCCTGCATCGTGAAGATCACAGGAATTGATGTCTGTCCCCTGAGCGGAGCCACGGTCGACGGTGGCTGGCCTCAGGGACACGAACCACAGGATGATCTTCACGCGATCGTTGTGATTCACACCGATGACGGTGTCACCGGCTATGGCAGCTGCTTTACGTCCGGAAGTCTGGTTTCTGCCGCCGTTCATTTGTTGTGGCCTCTGTTAAAACACCAGTCAGCCGTGGAGCCGGAACGTGTTTCTGAGGCACTGCACCAGGCAACCTTCTGGCAGGGACGCGGGGGCTCGGTGACTCATGCGATCAGCGGAATAGACATCGCGTTGTGGGACATCATGGGCAAAATCTGCGGCCAGCCTGTCTCGCGGCTGCTGGGAGGCAACTACCGCAGTCGAATTAAACCCTATGGCTCCATTTTGTTTGATGAGCCAAATAAGCTCGCCAGGACCCTGGAATCTACAACTGAACGCGGGTTTCGGGCAATCAAAATGGGTTGGCGGCCGTTCGGGCGGCGTGATCGGGCGTTCGATGAACAGCTCATCCAGACGGCTCGGCAGACTGTGGGAGACAATGTGGAGCTGATGGTGGATGCCGGCGGGAGTGAACAGCACTGGCCACACGGTACCAGCTGGGCCCGCAATACAGCGTCGATGCTGGCGGAGTACGGAATTGTCTGGTTCGAAGAGGCGCTGCCACCGGACGATCTGGAAGGGTTCGCAGAACTCACACGAGTGTCGCCCATTCCCATTTCCGGCGGTGAGGTTTTGGCTCGCCGGCAGGCATTTCAGCCATTCCTGCAACATCGTGCGTTTGACATTGTGCAACCCGACGTAACCAAGTGTGGTGGCCTTAGTGAATTCCGACGTATTGCTCAGATGGCCGAAGACCGGAACATTGAAGTGGTGCCCCATGGGTGGAATACCGCAGTCGGACTGGCAGCAGATCTGCAGATTGCCGCGTTTCTGCCGAATGCGCGTTACGTTGAGTATCTGACTCCGAGTGCATACATCGAAGAGCTCACTGCTGAGCCGTTCACTCTGGACGACGAAGGTCTGTTGACGATTCCCGACCGCCCAGGTCTGGGTATCAACATCGATCCGGCTCGTCTGGCCGTGTTTTGTCCGGAGCCCATTGAATTTCGTTAAGTTTGAGAGGCCACCCACACACACATTTACAAAGTTTTGCAGAACCTGGTGTGCGTTGAATCACTTCAGGTACACATGCGCATCCGGAGAACTTCCCTCAAAAAACAAACGCGGCGGCGTTCAATCACGACAGCCGCCTGCTGCCAGTCCGTCAGGATTTTCGCAGAGCTGGCTGTCTGATCAATCCAGGAAGCACGTCGGCATCCAGTTGTGCGATGTTGCCGTCACGCAGATGTTCCCAGGCGATCGCAGCCATTGCTGCATTGTCCGTACAGTATTCCATCGCCGCAACACAAAGTTCAACACGAGCCTCACTGCACATTGCTGTCAAACGCTCTCGCAGTCGTTGATTCGCCGCCACTCCGCCACCCACACAAAGTCGGCGATGTCCCGTTTGAGCCAGTGCACGCCGGGCTTTAATCGCAAGTACATCCACGGCAGCTTCCTGAAATGACGCTGCAAGATCCGCCACTCGCTCCGGAGGTGTGGTCGACAGTTGATCCGGACCGGGCACGCCTCGAGCCGCGTACAGCACGGCGGTCTTCAATCCGCTAAAGCTGAATTCCAGTCCAGGTTTTTTTAACATCGGACGGGGCATTTGCCATGCGCCGGGATCGCCTGCCCGAGCGGCCTGTTCAATGGACGGTCCGCCGGGATAGGGCAGTCCAAGAATTCTTGCAGTTTTGTCGAATGCTTCTCCCACCGCATCATCCGTGGTACTGCCGATCATGGAAAAATCCGTCGCTGAGCGGCACTCATACAGATTGGTGTGTCCCCCACTGACGACGAATCCAACGCAGGGAAAAACCGAGGATTCTCTGCCAATGCCGCAGGCATAGATATGGGCATCGACGTGATTTACGGTGACAAGCGGGATTTCCAGGCTCATGGCAACTGTCTTTGCTGCTGTCAGTCCCACCAGTAACGATCCAACCAGGCCGGGTTCGGATGTAACCGCAACTGCAGCGAGTTCAGATGCTTCCGTATTTGATTCCGACAAAGCAGCGTGAATGGTCGGCAGGATTCGCTGCACGTGTGCACGCGAGGCAATTTCCGGGACAACGCCTCCGAAATCCTGATGCAGTTCGTATTGCGATGCAACAACATTGGAAAGCACGGCACCCGTTTCGGAAACGACAGCAGCAGCCGTTTCGTCACAGGAGGATTCAATTGCCAGCAGCCTGCGATCGTTCACAAACAGAGACTCCGAATGTTGGCCCCGAGGTCCGCTCGGAGTTCCTGTGGACACATAGCCAAGGGTGTTTCTGTTTCACCTGTCGGTTACCGAACGTCACACACAGCGGAACGCAGAACATCAGGTGCGTTCAAATGAGTGTGCAATCAAATCACGATCGAAGTACTCCGGCACGTTTCCTTCGGTCGCATACAAATACAGAGCTGCCAACAGAATCGTATTGACGGCAGAGGAAACCAGCGAAGCCAGTAACAGCAGGACCACACCTGCAACAATCAATCCGATTCCCGGCGCCGGACTGCCGTTGACGATCAGAAACATACCTGGAACAATCAGAATCAGCCCTGGAAGACCTAACAGAAAATTAATAAGCCCTGCACTAAAGCTTGCCGACAAGGATTCGCCCCAGGTGCGTTTCATGATCGAAACAGACCGCCGACATGCTTCAACGGGTCCAGCCTTTTCAACCACCAGGATCGGCACAACAAAGTACGTGGTCACGGTCCATGCCATACCCAGTAATGCAGCAACGAACTGACCGACTCTCTCTGATCGAGACTCTATGATGCGTAGAATCAAACCGACCGTCGCACTCACAAGAGCCCAGCCTGCGATTTGAGGTAACCGCCGAGAGGCTGCCCGCAATCCGTCGCCCACAGTCGGGTCGCCACCCTTGAACCGGATCATCGCACAGGCCACAAGTGCCGAGTTAAAAAACACGATGACAAAATAGTTGACCGCATAGAACGCAAACATCACAACGAGGACGACTGGATTTTTTGTAACGTCTCCTTCTTCAAGAGCAGCCATGCCGTCGGTGTACCATAATGGCCCCGCAAAACTGGCCAGCACCAGCATGCAGGCCATTCCGCTGAGAAGTGGAAACAACAGCAATTCTTTGTCAAGCCTCAGGACATGGAAGCTTTGGCACGCCAGCTGCCAGCCAGTCGACAGTCGTTGAAACATCTTCCTATCCTCTTTGATTTCGTAACGGCATCACAAACAGTCCGACCCATCAGTCGAACCGAAACCATCCTGTATGCAGAAGTAGTGTATCTCAAAATGTTGTCATCCACGATGAACGACGGCTGAACTGAATCGGATCTTCACAAATGGACAAAACCAGCACAAATCTTCATAACATCTCGTTAGCGCCTGTGGTTGTTGGACGCCGCGCATCACGACTTGTTGTCTGTTCCGGGCCGGACGCTCCTCAATCGCGTCTCTAAGTTCCTGCAAAACAGCTGCAATCTGAGAATCTACCGGATTGGCGATGACTAAGGTGCCTGCCGCTGCGACTTTGTGGACTGATGTCTCAGTGATTCCATGGCCCGGAGATGAGCACGCACATCAATCCGGGTAATAGTCTACAATCACCTGGTGGCCAAATTTTTGAGCAGACATCATCGAATCCCTTTCTTTAGCCCGAGTCCGGAATACCTGTGATGGTCCAAAACAGACAATTCGGTGATCTTCAATGCACCGTGGTCGATCAACTGAATGGCGCGGCACCACGGCTGCTGGTTGTCCTGTCACATGGATTCGGAGCTCCAGGAACGGACCTGGTCCCTCTGGCAAACGAGTTACTGAATGCGAGTCCAAAAATTGCCGAAAGCGTAAAGTTCGTATTTCCACAGGCGCCGGTTGATTTAACCCCCTTTGGAATGCCGGGAGGGCGGGCCTGGTGGCTGATCAATATGGAAAAACTGGCCTCCATTTTTCAGACTAAAGATTATGGTCAGCTCACCGAAGCTGAACCGCCGGGTCTCAGGGACGCATCATCTGCACTTTCTCAGGCGGTGCAGATAATGCTGGATGAGACCGGACTAACCAACGAACAATTGGTCGTTGGCGGTTTTTCACAGGGAGCAATGGTGAGCACCGATGTTGTTCTGCGCACCGGGCTGTGTCCGGCTTTACTGGTACTGATGTCCGGTACACTGCTCTGCAGGGCTGA
This Fuerstiella sp. DNA region includes the following protein-coding sequences:
- a CDS encoding mandelate racemase/muconate lactonizing enzyme family protein, yielding MKITGIDVCPLSGATVDGGWPQGHEPQDDLHAIVVIHTDDGVTGYGSCFTSGSLVSAAVHLLWPLLKHQSAVEPERVSEALHQATFWQGRGGSVTHAISGIDIALWDIMGKICGQPVSRLLGGNYRSRIKPYGSILFDEPNKLARTLESTTERGFRAIKMGWRPFGRRDRAFDEQLIQTARQTVGDNVELMVDAGGSEQHWPHGTSWARNTASMLAEYGIVWFEEALPPDDLEGFAELTRVSPIPISGGEVLARRQAFQPFLQHRAFDIVQPDVTKCGGLSEFRRIAQMAEDRNIEVVPHGWNTAVGLAADLQIAAFLPNARYVEYLTPSAYIEELTAEPFTLDDEGLLTIPDRPGLGINIDPARLAVFCPEPIEFR
- a CDS encoding acyl-CoA dehydrogenase family protein, with the protein product MDFSIPEKTQVMLTRVRDVMETEICPLERRFLGKSFPEARPVLDRVRQKVRDAGLWLPQIPGEYGGVGLSFMEYAMACEQLGRSPFGNYCFNSQAPDAGNMEILIEFGTEEQKEKWLKPLMSGEIRSCFSMTEPGRAGSNPVHMDTVAVRDGDEYVINGHKWFTTSADGAAFAILMAVTNPDAAPHQRASQIIVPTDSPGFDRVRNISCMGHEGHDWDSHSEIRYHDVRVPVSNLLGQEGAGFSIAQARLGPGRIHHCMRWVGIAERSFELMCQRAVSRELAPGDPLANRQTVQNWIAESRAAIDAARLMVLHAAWKIDQDGAKNARVEISSIKFYVARMMMQVVDRAIQTHGALGITDDTVLSTFYRNERAARIYDGPDEVHRRVVARQVLKEYQL
- a CDS encoding DUF6159 family protein, encoding MFQRLSTGWQLACQSFHVLRLDKELLLFPLLSGMACMLVLASFAGPLWYTDGMAALEEGDVTKNPVVLVVMFAFYAVNYFVIVFFNSALVACAMIRFKGGDPTVGDGLRAASRRLPQIAGWALVSATVGLILRIIESRSERVGQFVAALLGMAWTVTTYFVVPILVVEKAGPVEACRRSVSIMKRTWGESLSASFSAGLINFLLGLPGLILIVPGMFLIVNGSPAPGIGLIVAGVVLLLLASLVSSAVNTILLAALYLYATEGNVPEYFDRDLIAHSFERT
- the tsaD gene encoding tRNA (adenosine(37)-N6)-threonylcarbamoyltransferase complex transferase subunit TsaD, which gives rise to MNDRRLLAIESSCDETAAAVVSETGAVLSNVVASQYELHQDFGGVVPEIASRAHVQRILPTIHAALSESNTEASELAAVAVTSEPGLVGSLLVGLTAAKTVAMSLEIPLVTVNHVDAHIYACGIGRESSVFPCVGFVVSGGHTNLYECRSATDFSMIGSTTDDAVGEAFDKTARILGLPYPGGPSIEQAARAGDPGAWQMPRPMLKKPGLEFSFSGLKTAVLYAARGVPGPDQLSTTPPERVADLAASFQEAAVDVLAIKARRALAQTGHRRLCVGGGVAANQRLRERLTAMCSEARVELCVAAMEYCTDNAAMAAIAWEHLRDGNIAQLDADVLPGLIRQPALRKS
- a CDS encoding phosphoglycerate mutase family protein; the protein is MSTLVFVRHAQASLFADDYDHLSRLGEQQSGELGRYFKRYGVGFDEICIGPRKRHRHTAALAGQVCGGFAEFTEFREFDEHHVDQLVSGHLDELCEQIPHLREQRNRFHGSETSTQRQRTFAKLFESVAILWISGRCPLFGLESWDEFRTRVCAGIDQIVKRGGSGRRVLVATSAGTIVAALQHALQCPDETALGLGWRIWNCSMTSFAFTEDRFTLDSFNSMTHLEDHALWTYR
- a CDS encoding DUF4332 domain-containing protein, translating into MRLNEIHVNQSGVLQEFSVDSIPELSVIHGGHGCGKTTLVSFIADMLCCADLQTTQRPDETTIGSVRVSDSESGHSWTLLRSVSADGNEKTSVQCDENSERSAVPKPCFPDWVSHQVFQEVLCPGDQQADQFAVLTALCLETGSSKENQTEIGRAEKAMEQARGERQGTAQKPGLNQQISELEHQRNALNNELSSLRQCDPAMPAEICSIEDRISALKTRCLQIDNELEGTGKKPIDLESCTAVSDPQNLLALNQQHLRALKAELTSRRDQWGEIRDLIDQETRAIQSFGSAAGNRSAYSVRALVSRLEERMRQQGTGRSDHWHSNVEQEVAALCQFVTQQQEASQAFERRFESQHAAEASNSIHRIESQLQDQILALQEELTRANNILADSMHHDPPGCGSSWHSDYRCDHSLPVSSRQSLESEPEAVKEHRSLLIEESTQNLEESERLTARLEILRQKVTTIPSLEEIDDLQARLAEVEARMDLLVSQRETLLRTETTLQQIVECLPRQQQCLVSEVATPWLRRITLGECVRILVDSDRSEFIVHTTTSSEPLRIAQLSQQTQQQLAMVLRLALLQARSGTSSRLPLIIDDVFVAPDDERGAAAADLLRDVAAAGQQIIVLTSQEDVRERLAIRGATVYSFTAVQNSDPFPTSQPLSNAVTAPSLDFKTFSDTAEECSQPTQAQLISHQHDSHWLFYLEPQHSVSDLSGIEINELNGLTAVSVDTIDQLLTCAVKDVTEGIQSAGFFITQDRVEELRKQAVLAVCVPMLRQRDAELLVSAGIENTRQLARLRPEASFDLVRQFQQSESGRRFLRNGKTIDRQQAISWNRWALHARTIEGACAAASVRNSRTPDGVGILSSSQRSQKGFGPLRDRVSGKPESQSRVRARVSRDTRRRREIRSARRRLQLGMNNPVNINNSTGQGTELKFCLNRSNDVDAAPSIGSKTALRLVRVGVRTIHDLLESDADTLATLLDNRRITASIIEQWKSQSTLVCTIPKLREHDARILVACGKTDAHEIGNLSPEQLFSVVQSFCETTEGARIIQDGKKPDLQEVSDWISWARRSRPLKAA
- a CDS encoding phosphotransferase family protein — its product is MILDHAGPVRSGEHLDTRRLESWLQSRFPVQGPVRVEQFPSGHSNLTYLIRIGDKDFVLRRPPFGNQVQSAHDMGREYRVLSSLSEVYAPAPRPYIYCQDKDVIGDEFYIMERRRGFILRGNNTPKRLSTDPDAMNRLGLSLIDNLAALHSLDFEAAGMGDLGKPLGYTERQVIGWNQRYERAKTDDCPEVEQLGQWLKQSIPADSSPALVHNDYKYDNVMLSDSDLTTIVAVFDWEMATIGNPLMDLGTSLSYWIQADDPEDVRKLAFGPTMLPGSPRRQELATRYADVTGAALPEMLYYYCFGMFKLAVILQQIYARFARGVTKDARFAGMNSGVAALGRFGIRAVESGQY